CATTGCTCCGGCACGCGTTCGACAGCGGCATCACCCACTTCGACCTCGCCAACAACTACGGCCCGCCGTACGGTTCGGCCGAGACGAACTTCGGTCGCATGATGCGCGAGGACTTCGCTCCATATCGCGATGAGCTGATCATCTCGTCGAAGGCGGGCTACGACATGTGGCACGGGCCGTACGGCGACGGCGGCACGCGCAAGTACCTGCTCGCCAGCGCCGAGCAGTCGCTGACGCGGATGGGGCTGGATCACGTCGACATCTTCTACTCCCACCGCGTGGATGCGGACACCCCGATCGAAGAGACCGTCGGCGCCCTGGACACCCTGGTGCGGCAGGGCAAGGCCCTCTACGTCGGGATCTCGTCGTACAGCGCCGAGCGCACCGCTCTCGCGGCGGCGGTCGCGCGATCCCTCGGCACCCCGCTGGTGATCCACCAGCCCGCGTACTCGATCCTGAACCGCTGGGTCGAAGACGGTCTGACCGAGGTCCTGCGTCAGGAGGGCATGGGGGCGATCGCCTTCACACCGCTCGCGCAGGGACTTCTCACGGACAAGTACCTGGGTGACGGCCCGGCCGTCCGCGCGCAGCAGCGCGGGTCGCTGCCGGACCGCCAGCTTTCCGAGGGCGGCCGGGCGAAGCTGCGCAGCCTCGATGTCATCGCCAAGGAGCGCGGTCAGTCGCTGGCGCAGATGTCGTTGCAGTGGGTGCTGCGCGACCCCGTGGTCACCTCGGCGCTGATCGGCGCATCGCGTCCGGCCCAGCTCGACGAGAATCTCGCGGCCTTGAACGGCCCCGTCTTCAGCACCGAGGAGCTGGAGCGGATCGACGCGCTGTCCGACGGCATCGACGTCGATCTGTGGGCGGCGTCGGCGACGACGTGAGCTCCTCCGTCGCCATCGATCGCGTCCGCGTGCGAGCGCCGGGCAAGCTGAACCTGTTCTTCGAGGTCGGCGACGTGCAGGACGACGGCTATCACGACGTCGCGTCGGCATACCAGGCGGTCTCGCTGTACGAGGATGTCTGGGCGGAGCCGGCATCCGACTTCTCCGTCTCCGTCTCGGGAACCGTCGACGTCTCCGGAGTGCCGGCCGATGACCGGAATCTCGCGCTGCGCGCGGCGCGCCTCGTGGCCGCACAGATCGGCTACGAGGGCGGCGTGCACCTGGAGATCGTGAAGCAGGTGCCCGTCGCCGGCGGCATGGGAGGGGGATCTGCGGATGCCGCGGCCGCCCTTGTCGCATGCGACGCGCTCTGGGGGGCCGAGCTCGGGATGGCGGAGCTGCAGCATCTTGCCGCGCGGCTGGGGGCCGATGTGCCCTTCTCGCTGATGGGCGGCACCGCGATCGGAACCGGACGCGGCGACGAGCTGTCGCCGGCACTGGCCAAGGGGCGGTTCGACTGGGTGGTGGTCCCGTCGGGTGCGGGACTGTCCACCCCGGACGTGTACCGGCACCTCGACGCGCTGCGCGCCGAGTCCGGCCTCGTCCGCGCCCCGCGCCCGCCCGCGGTGGATGTCGCCGTGCTGCAGGCGCTGCGCGCCGGCGACCCGACGGCCCTTGCCGAGCACACCCGCAACGATCTGCAGGTCGCCGCGCTGTCGCTGCGACCCGAATTGCGCGAGACGCTCGAGGTCGGCGAGCGCGCCGGGGCGCTGGCCGGGATGGTGTCCGGATCCGGTCCCACGCTGGCCTTCCTCGCCGAGGACCCCGAATCGGCGCTGGAGCTGCAGGTCGTGCTGTCTGCGGCGGGGTACGAGGCCCTGCACGTCCACGGTCCCGTCCACGGGGCGCGGGTGCGCTGACCACCGCAGCGGCGGCCCTCGGCTCCCCCCGGTCTTATACGCTCGGAGGACGCACCTCGTGTGTCGATTCCTCGAAGGAGAAGCCATGAAGGCAGTGCTCGGTGACACGGTCATCGCAGAAGCGAACGACGACGATCTGATCCGGATCGAAGGCAACTGGTACTTCCCGCCGGCGAGCGTGAACGAGAGCTTCCTCTCCGAGAGCCCCACGCCCTACACCTGCCCGTGGAAGGGCGAGTGCCAGTACTTCACCGTGACCGTCGACGGCCAGGACCCCCTGCCGGACCGCGCGTGGTCCTACCCGCACCCCTACCCGACGGCGTTCGAGCGTGTCGGCAAGGACTTCTCGGGCTATGTCGCGTTCTGGAAAGAAGTCCAGGTCGTCGATTAGATCCGGCGCCGCGGGCCCGGCCGCTCCGTAACACGCGGACACGTGCCGGGGCAACCCGGCCCCGGTGTCGGCGGTGCGCAATAGGCTCGGTGCACCGCCCGAGGAGACATCATGCTCCTGCCTACCGATGAAACGGACCGCTGGCTCATGATCGAGTGTTTCGCATGATCGAATTCCGATCCGTGACGAAGGAATTCCCCGACGGCACGCGCGCGGTGGGGGATTTCGACCTCGTCATCCCGTCGCGCAAGACGACCGTGTTCGTCGGATCCTCCGGCTGCGGCAAGACCACGCTGCTCCGGATGATCAACCGCATGGTCGAGCCGACCGCAGGTGTCATCGAGATCGACGGCGACAGCATCCTCGACGAGGACGCGGTGGGGCTTCGTCGCCGCATCGGGTACGTCATGCAGAACTCCGGTCTCATGCCGCACTTCACGGTGGCCGAGAACATCGCCACCGTCCCGGTGCTGCAGGGGACCAAGCGCAAGGTCGCCCGCGAGCGCGCCCTCGAGCTGATGGCGACGGTCGGGTTGGATCCGGCGATGGCCGATCGCTATCCCAGCCAGCTCTCCGGCGGCCAGCAGCAGCGGGTGGGGGTCGCCCGGGGCCTTGCCGCCGACCCGAACATCCTGCTGATGGACGAGCCCTTCGGCGCCGTCGACCCGATCGTTCGCGCCGACCTTCAGCAGGAGCTCATCCGCCTGCAGCGCGAACTCGGCAAGACCGTTGTGTTCGTCACCCACGACATCGACGAGGCGTTCCTGCTCGGCGACCAGGTCGTCATCCTGCAGAAGGGCGCGCAGATCGCGCAGGTGGGCAGCCCGAGCGAGATCCTCGAGAACCCGGCCGATGACTTCGTGGCGAGCTTCATCGGCGTGGACAAGGGCAAGCGCGCCCTCCGCCTGAAGAAGACCGACCACGGCACCGTCGTGATCGACGGCGACGGTCGCACGCAGGGTGCGCTCGTGGAGGAGTCCAGCCCGTGAACTGGGTGATCGACAACCTCGGCCTGATCGGGGAACTGACGCTCATCCACCTGCGACAGAGCGTGATCGCGCTCGTGATCGGGTTCGTCATCTCCGTCCCGCTCGGGTGGATCGCGTGGCGATACCGGCTGGTGCGCAGCAGCGTCATCACCATCACCGGGCTGCTGTACACGATCCCGTCCCTCGCGCTGCTGATCATCGTGCCCGCCGCCACCGGCTGGTACTCCTTCACGAGCGAGACCAATCTGATCGTGGCGCTGACCATCTACGCGATCGCGATCCTCGTGCGCTCCGTCGCCGACGGGCTCGACTCCGTCGACCCCGGTGTGCGCCAGGCCTCCACCGCGATCGGCTATGGATCGTTCCGGCGCTTCTGGGCGGTGGAGTTCCCGCTGGCAGGGCCGGTCATCCTCGCGGGGCTCCGCGTCACCGCGGCGAGCACGATCTCCCTCGCCACGGTGGGGATCCTGGTCGGCATCACCAACCTCGGCTATCTCTTCACGAACGGCTCGCAGCGGCGGATCATCCCCGAGGTGCTCGCCGGCGTCGTGGCGGTCGTGCTGCTCGCGCTCGTCATCGACCTGATCCTGATCCTGATCGGGCGCATGCTGCTGCCCTGGACGCGGCGCGTGCCCAAGACCAAGGCCCAGCGCACCGCGGCCATTCCGGTGGGGGCGCGCGCATGAACCTCTTCATCGACGCGTTCGCCTGGATCCTCAGCGGCGACACCGGCAGTTTCGACTCGATCCCCGTCGCGATCCTCCAGCAGCTCCTCTACACCGCGGTCTCGGTCCTGATCGCCGCGATCATCGCGATCCCCGCCGGCTGGTACATCGGGCACACGGGCAAGGGCAGAGAGATCGCGGTCGCCGTCTCCGGCGCCGCACGGGCGATCCCGTCCTTCGGTCTGCTGATCCTGCTCGTCCTGC
This portion of the Microbacterium pygmaeum genome encodes:
- the mgrA gene encoding L-glyceraldehyde 3-phosphate reductase, with protein sequence MTDTERFRSRGGDLNRPYAAAEDRYDHIDYPRVGQSGLRLPPISLGLWWNFGDNIPFDNQRALLRHAFDSGITHFDLANNYGPPYGSAETNFGRMMREDFAPYRDELIISSKAGYDMWHGPYGDGGTRKYLLASAEQSLTRMGLDHVDIFYSHRVDADTPIEETVGALDTLVRQGKALYVGISSYSAERTALAAAVARSLGTPLVIHQPAYSILNRWVEDGLTEVLRQEGMGAIAFTPLAQGLLTDKYLGDGPAVRAQQRGSLPDRQLSEGGRAKLRSLDVIAKERGQSLAQMSLQWVLRDPVVTSALIGASRPAQLDENLAALNGPVFSTEELERIDALSDGIDVDLWAASATT
- a CDS encoding ABC transporter ATP-binding protein — encoded protein: MIEFRSVTKEFPDGTRAVGDFDLVIPSRKTTVFVGSSGCGKTTLLRMINRMVEPTAGVIEIDGDSILDEDAVGLRRRIGYVMQNSGLMPHFTVAENIATVPVLQGTKRKVARERALELMATVGLDPAMADRYPSQLSGGQQQRVGVARGLAADPNILLMDEPFGAVDPIVRADLQQELIRLQRELGKTVVFVTHDIDEAFLLGDQVVILQKGAQIAQVGSPSEILENPADDFVASFIGVDKGKRALRLKKTDHGTVVIDGDGRTQGALVEESSP
- a CDS encoding ABC transporter permease, producing MNWVIDNLGLIGELTLIHLRQSVIALVIGFVISVPLGWIAWRYRLVRSSVITITGLLYTIPSLALLIIVPAATGWYSFTSETNLIVALTIYAIAILVRSVADGLDSVDPGVRQASTAIGYGSFRRFWAVEFPLAGPVILAGLRVTAASTISLATVGILVGITNLGYLFTNGSQRRIIPEVLAGVVAVVLLALVIDLILILIGRMLLPWTRRVPKTKAQRTAAIPVGARA
- a CDS encoding DUF427 domain-containing protein — translated: MKAVLGDTVIAEANDDDLIRIEGNWYFPPASVNESFLSESPTPYTCPWKGECQYFTVTVDGQDPLPDRAWSYPHPYPTAFERVGKDFSGYVAFWKEVQVVD
- a CDS encoding 4-(cytidine 5'-diphospho)-2-C-methyl-D-erythritol kinase; translation: MSSSVAIDRVRVRAPGKLNLFFEVGDVQDDGYHDVASAYQAVSLYEDVWAEPASDFSVSVSGTVDVSGVPADDRNLALRAARLVAAQIGYEGGVHLEIVKQVPVAGGMGGGSADAAAALVACDALWGAELGMAELQHLAARLGADVPFSLMGGTAIGTGRGDELSPALAKGRFDWVVVPSGAGLSTPDVYRHLDALRAESGLVRAPRPPAVDVAVLQALRAGDPTALAEHTRNDLQVAALSLRPELRETLEVGERAGALAGMVSGSGPTLAFLAEDPESALELQVVLSAAGYEALHVHGPVHGARVR